Genomic DNA from Cyprinus carpio isolate SPL01 chromosome A22, ASM1834038v1, whole genome shotgun sequence:
ACTGATGCTCCTCACGCAGATCCCTGAAGCCCCCAGATGGGTAGTGCCAgaatgttttatatacagtatgaccAGAGGGATGTGAGTATGTGCAGGAAATGTCTACTGTTGAGCCGACCAAAGCACAGACTCTTCTAGAGGTGTAAGTCACATCCCAGCAGACACTCTTAGAAATGCCTGAAAGAGACACAGATTACTGCTGTGAAACTCACAATTAAGGTCTATTCATGTCAAGATAAATGTTCAgtgtgaaaatgtaatgtgataaacattttaatttgactcAATGGCTGTTATTGGGAGAGGGTTTCTTATCTCTTTCCCACCCATAGCAAAGAAGTAAAGTAGAGAAGTAAACTGTCCAAACAATAAGATTTGAGCTTTTGGTCacataaatttttgggtgaaccatccctttataGCACACTAAATCTCTATCACTGTTTAGGAACAATATCGAGGGTATGCAATGGAACACACCCACTTAGTGAGTGGAAGAACACCCTGCAACTTGGTTGGCACTAGTAGGAGAAACTGTGAAAACAGGAGGAAAACAAATGATTATCTGCTTAAATTAAAGGCAGTTGGACTCAACAGAGATCCTTATGACTTAAAGAACCAGTGATCCATTAAAATTGACATGTGGCCAAGAATAGGGTTTTCTGTCATTTACATGCACCTGATTTCAACAccaaagtaataataaaacaaagccaTGCAAAAGCCTTTACACTTACTCTGCTAGAAAACACTATAATACAATACAGCTAGAACTAAATCCAGATGATCACTTGTATcatctttatatactgtatatcacccagccctaaaaCTTGTTCACGGCattaaagaaataacattatgattttctttaaagctgctttgaaactaccGGTATGTGTATTGTGGAGTGCTGTATTGTGGCAAAATCAAAGTGACATGAACAACAATCGATATTCTGGCTGTTTTTGACAGGTTCCTTGTCTTAAATTGCACACTAAGTCCTCATGGTCTTCCTCCAAGTCAATAATTTTGTGACGTAATGGCTCTATtagaccagggttcctcaaatagTTTTCGCTGGGGGCCGAATTCGGCCAACGATACCAAGCCAAGggcttatatatgtatatatgtatatatatatatatatatatatatatatatatatatctatatatatatatatatattatatatattattattacgcttattatattattgttgcttttgttaaataatcaaaagatggtcacaatataaatattcagattttttcccccagtagtctgttttattcaaacaattatgaacatttttgcatttagatacagaagaactttgcctgttgaatattaaaaacatatgaataaacaaaaaatctggatctccatgtctgccatgcaaatcaactgttcctgctcatctccagactggatctcttctctccactttccctaattgcagattcaattattcGATCTTTgtgagttattattttttttattatttttttttttgggggtgataATGTTGTAACGTGTTTTGTAAAAAGAAGTGGTGAGGCGAGGtgataagtatttttttcttacatgtttttgtcctaaccacccgCGACAGCAACACGTGACAATAAGCGACACAGAATTCTATTTCAgaaatggattttattttctgcgtagtgatgggaagttcggatcattttaccgactcggacttttgagtctcgttcagccgCGCTGCGCCACATCGAGTGTAGACagagttctattgtattttgttgcgttGCTCCGCGCCGCTCGCTTCCGGTGTAGACACGATGTAAGTTAAcgtcgctttctgatgctgcgtttgaattttcatgccactttatttgaaattagcgcgggccaaacatttttctctcgcGGGCAGtctattgaggaaccctgatttAGACACACGAATGCGGAAATTGCACATAATTTACATGACGAACATTAATCTTGGTATGAAAATACCTTTACATGTGTCCACATATATTCATGTGTGAACAAACACTGATATTATATTAGtgctaattcaataaaaatattaaatgtcactcACACACAGGAGAGGAGGAGATAAGATCTGCAGTAAGAAAACATGAGTAACTGGCACCAGCTTCGGGTGAAACTTCAATGCTCCTGGAATGACCAAGATCTTCTACATATTgtccattttttttccagtagtAATTCTGAGGTCTGGACGTCAAATCACAGGAAGTCTCACAGGTCAGTTTTACTTTCTGATCTCTCTGGTCTGTAGATGCAGGATACATCCTCACCTGCAAGTCTAAATATagagtaaaaattaataaatcttgaCAAATGAAAACAGCTGAAGTGACCAGAATCTTGACTCAGTTTCACCTGTGGCTGTTAGACTGACGACCGCTGAGCTGAGATGTTTAACAACATTCTCCACGAACATGAGCTGATATTCtccagagtctctctctctcacgtctGATATTGTGAGTGTTGAATGTTCTTTTGTGACTGTCTGCTCCACCCGTCCTGAGTAATCTGAGTCTAAAGTCAAATCTTCAGGTTCAttgttttttctccagtttttaCTTTGTTTCTCGCTGAACCAGAACACAGTTTTGATGTTGGTGTCGTCATAAGAGCACTTCAACTGCACATTGGTTTCCCTCAGAGCACAAATGCTTTCACAGGTCACAGAGATGTGGTTCAATGATAGAgagcctaattaaaaaaaaaaagtaacactgaaaCCAAAAGGTTTTGCATTGATGGAGAGATTCTCCTCTGACAAACCAAGTGATTCACTATGAGAGCAGTGAGGCATCTCTCCTTAAAGTCTAAAATGTCTTTAGTCTGTGTTGGAAcacattttgatgaaataattGCAATCTGTTGACACAATAATCTTACCTGAAATGTGTAGAAGTAGGATCACTGATGAGATTCTGAAGTCCATGCTTTAACTTTCAAAATAATTCACTTCTTGGTCTAGAgtaaaacaacaagaacaacgtAGTGAGGCAAGCACACATTAATTTCAAGCCATTTATCACAATAGCTCCTACATTAATTTGTCTCAAGTTAAAACATGGGTAAAGAAATGTGGTGTCAGTGTCTGAAGTTTAGCAGGCAATCTGATGATCTTATTTCCTTCCTTTTTCTCCAGTCTTTTACCCACTTGTTGTTGGGCAACTGCAGTTAATCACTCACTTCTTGAGCATCTCTGTGTTTGGAACTTAACAgttaattttttagattttacgTTTCCCAAACAGCtgagtcaatgacaaataagcaTAAATCTTGTTTAAAACATGTTTCAAATTTACAGAAATGCATTTGTTCATTGCATACGGTTTTGAAAAATGACTAGGCTTTAATGActattaaaggtgacatatcatgaaaaccAGATTTTTCCAGATTTTAattgctataatcaggtccccggtgcatctaccaaccaaggaaacgtgaaaAAGATCAACCCAGTAaatttcataacgttacggttgaatcactgatggcagatggactattctgatgatgcttttcatactttcctggaccttgacactgttatttacttggcctccctgttttcatccaaaatatcttaaattgtgttccaaagatgaaaaaagcttttacgggtttggaaagacatgggggtaagtgattaatgacaaaattttcattttggggtggagtatctctttaatgaTGTGTTCATGTCCCATAAAGGTGATGTCTGTTTGAAGAATGCCATTTGTGGtacttttccactgcgtggtacgactcggctgGGCATGGCTCAGTATAGTACGGCACAGCTTGGCTCGGCTCGGcacggtttgcatttccactgcagactagtatcgctttagagtgggagggattattcacatgtcgttatagttgcgccgcctctactgtcGCAACTcctataaaactttttttcattctgtgtcgccccatcaagctctcactgggtccgctcctctgctatcaacgagaggaatgtCTGtgcttcctcaacagacaacgaaacttCTTCGTCTGTTCAAGAAGCTCTTGTTTGATCTGCTCATCTATTATAAAGCAGAGGCTGTGCTGAGTTAAATATACTGTagcagttcttttgtgtttgtgtcacaagttcagtgatcCAGGTAGTGGCGATTCTCttcggccaatccgtgatcagcagagtttacggtacagttcacttggaacctcaaccgaggtggtactaaaaaaagtaccaggtactgtacccagtggaaaaccccccaaaagtgaaccgtactgaGCCGTACcatgccgtaccatgcagtggaaaagctccATTGATGGCATAGAAACCATATTACGTGAATTAAtactttttcatggttttcttcAATGTTTGAGGTTGAAAACCGCTGTACCTAAACActacttttcatgcttttatgttggactaatttcagttacatttacatcttaggctatgtagttttaaattttattatttatttatattagatttttattgtattaacaactAAGCTGTATGTGGAcactttaaatagtttttcaaatATACACAGGGAAGCAGGTTTGATAATAGTATTTCTTTCAGGTCCACTATCGTCAAaatgattaaagggttagttcacccaaaaatgaaaattagcttgtgttttactcaccctcgaagcatcctaagtgtatatgactttcttctttcagaccaatCCAGTCGGAGAAAGCTTGCGCATTCATACTAATACATGCCGCAGACAGGTCTGGGGGGGTGAATAAAGCCCCGCTATAgcaaatccatgtgtttttgtaagaaaaatatccatatttcaaacgtaataaacactttttctcTCACTTTCCGCTGACTGTCACACACTGAAGCAGTTTCCGGCGGATGACGCAGCAAAGTATGGCGCAGCGCATgtgcctctgagatatgctagtcctCGCGAGTTTAattataggagcaaaggaagcaaagtttccttactttagcaaaggaagaCCAGTCTTCTCTTGGTTTATATTGAAATCGTCagacattttttctttacaaatcctcggtttgtacttTTAATTCGTGActggcgttttgttttgttctctctccgcattcgtcactaatcacgcaacacCACGCATCTTACGTCATCCGCCGGAGCAGCTTCAGTGCATGAAAGTCAGTGGAAGTGAGAGAAatgtgtttattacgtttgaaatatggatattttcttgggaacaaaaacacatggatcCGCTACAGGGGGGCTTTATTCACCCCCCGAACCTGTCtgcggcacgttttattatgaatgagcgagttttatttgacgacttgtggactgttcaaatgcaacacccactgactgcaatgatagagcttggaatagccaggacaatttttaatataactctgactggattcgtcttaaagaagaaagtcgtataaacctaggatgcttcgagtgtgagtaaaacacaagctaatttcaaatttttgggggtgtgaactaaccctttaaaacactTTGCATACAGTGTGGATTGGCGGTATGGATctgttctgttctgggcaaaaactAATAACCCCCAAACAAACCATAGGCTGTCAATATGTTACCACAAACTGATGACAAATCTAAAAAGGAGAAGCATATCCTTCTGAAATTGCAGAGGCTGGGGCAACATGGCCCTTACAGGAGGAGAGTCGCAGCAAAGAGGTGCTCATCTTTATAAGCAGCTGAGAAGAGCGGCATGCCCCTTTAATGCAGTACCTGAAAAGATTAAACAACAAGCATTTGGTCAATACCCAAAGATTACCCCAGATGACGTTGTTAGCATTTGAATAACAACCTTTAGTAGCGAAATTTACATACTGTGCGTTAAGTAAGCACCGATACACTAGATTGTTTTAAGCAACAAGCATGTTTCTGACTTTTACACAGCGTGTTGCAATAATAGTTGGATAAGATTAAAGAAACATAATTACCAATATTAGCTGAGCCTTAAGCAGCAAGCATGTTTCATAAATCAGATAGCCTTAAACAACAGCTTTAAAAACAAGCCTCTGCTGTGGTAAGTTTAACTGGGTATCAGCATGTCGAAATACAACCAATAGGCCTAAAGAAACAAATATGTTACTCAACAACTAGCAATATTTGTCAATATAGCACTTCATGAAGACATTCAGAGATGAGGGAGAAATATAGCCAGCTGTGATGTGGATACTTGATCCCCTTGATATCTTACTCCTTCCAGCAGGGAAGGCAGATCTCGTGATGCAGACACATTAGAACTTCAGTGATGATTTGAGGGCAAAGAGTCCATGTCAATGATATATGGCTGCGAGAAGCGGTGCTTGCTCGGGTCTTCCAATCTTGCATCTCATTTCAATCAACACGGTGAATTTGCGTTCAAGTTCATGAACTTGAATCTGGTGAGAAACCATGTGGGAAACAAACCCCTCTTACAAATTTCCTGATTTTACACTTACCATAGAGACAGAATTCGCCGTCTAAATTTGCTCCTGTGTACAGGATTTCATCCGTCTACTAATTTAATCTATGACtcaatgattttaatattattagtgaaatatgctcatatatttaattatgttaattaagttaattatcaAAAGTCCGGGATTTTAAGTAAGGTCTGTTTGTATTTGACTTTGAGTTATTTTtgtacaacaaaaaatattgtaaggaaaatgtaaaaaattttttaatgaaaattacaagactcatgattaattttttacagtgtgggtaATCAAAAATTttacacacatttgaggtcttaaCAGCATGTTGGTGTTGTCATAAGAGCACTTCAACTGCACATTGGTTTCCCTCagagcacaaatgtttttaaaggtcATAGAGAGGCAGTTCGATATTAGAAagcctgatttaaaaaaaaattaataataataatcctctgACAAATCCTCTCCTCTGACAAACCGAGTGATTCACTATGAGAGCATGAGGTATCTCTCCTTAAAGTCTTAAATGTCTTGGGCAACAGCAGTTTAACCACTCATTTCTTGAGCATCTCTATGTTTGGAACTTTCCGATTTATAGATTTTAAATTTCCCAATCAGCATGTTTCAAATGTACAGAAATGTGTTTGTtgatttcatatggttttgaaaaacctttacaccattttcaacaaaagtaaaatgaatgaCTCTAAAATGTGATGTAACTGTGaccatcaaaatatatatatatatttcaatatatatatccCCCCCCCCATTTCAATATCAGAATGATTAATAACATTCAGAAAAACAGTTCATTTGATTGTCCACAATATGATGGATATGCACTGAAAACCAGTAAACAATTTTTCAGACCTAATCTGAAACCTCAATATATTGAGTCGTGTGCATTTTAGTTACTAAATTAATATCCAACTTAAGCCTTAAAGGAATCTTATAAGATATAATGCTGCCTTCACACACTGTTGTAATTATCGTAAATATGAGTTTCCTAGTCAGAAATTGCACATGAACGGCCTCTCAAGTCATATTTTTAACTGGGACTGGTAACTGGGAAACTCTGAGATCATTTTGATACCCGAGTTTCTGAGTAGTTGGGCGGCTTATAAACTTTAAATATGGCAGAGGAGAGAAACATATcttataatataaagttttatttgtttttctcaaaatatatattttttttttttgtgattttggtgttgtgtatttacgtataaaaataaccatttgatgcatattttatgtattgaaCACAGCAAGAACAGAGAAAGTGTAGATTGCACAATGAATGTTCATATAGTTACCAATCAATGGGATGCTACATCTTATTCAAACCTGTTGGATCT
This window encodes:
- the LOC109106954 gene encoding sialoadhesin-like isoform X2, with the translated sequence MDFRISSVILLLHISGSLSLNHISVTCESICALRETNVQLKCSYDDTNIKTVFWFSEKQSKNWRKNNEPEDLTLDSDYSGRVEQTVTKEHSTLTISDVRERDSGEYQLMFVENVVKHLSSAVVSLTATDLQVRMYPASTDQRDQKVKLTCETSCDLTSRPQNYYWKKNGQYVEDLGHSRSIEVSPEAGASYSCFLTADLISSSPVCISKSVCWDVTYTSRRVCALVGSTVDISCTYSHPSGHTVYKTFWHYPSGGFRDLREEHQFAGRVEYVGNKLRIKELKISDSGEYRFRFITDLDQYSGSPGVNLTVTDTQVKKSPSVVSEGQEVTLSCSTKCTLNYKHTYIWYKNGRQVTDGFTKDNKLYLDSVSNEELHQYSCAVEEIESNTALLSTVIILFVFLILALIGVLWYRRRKTNSSQQHVDNNGSVQSGSAALFDNTAALSTVSTEDHMNDQDIQYSAINFKQSHTKNTSSAPTVVHSPTDDVHYAALKFS